The genomic segment ACTCCTATCGTGCTATGTTCTACTAGGATAAGAAGGTTGATCAAGGAGGTTACGGTAAGGATGTATAAAAATTTGGTTGTTATGTCATATAATGAAGTTGTGCCACCATTTGGTGTTGAGCAATTTGATTATGTTTCTGTAAATCTTGTTTCTGCGGAGGCTGAAGTATGAACTACTTCAGTATAGAGGTGGAGAATATGTATGAGCTTAGGTCTAGATTATACGAAGAAATAAAGAAGAGAAATATATCTCCTGATAGGGTTGTAATTCTTACTAAAAAGCCTATAAGAAAGAAGGGGTTTCTTGGTATAGGTGGTAAGATGGTGTATCAGGTATGGTTCCAGGTGCTTGATCAAGATAATGTTTCCCAGAGATTTACTGAGCAACCACAAAAGCAGTCAACTCTTCCTTTTGAGGGGGATATGGGTTCTCCTTTGTATAAAGAGATTGAGACACTTAAGAAGATGATACAGGAAGTGATGGTTGAAAATAAGAAGATAAAAGAGATTACTTCTTCATACCTTAAGGCAAAAGAGGCAAACTTTGATATGATAAGAAAGCAGATGATAGAGAAAGATTTCCCGCTGGGGTTTATTGATAAGATTGTAGAGAGAGTTGACAATGAACTTACGGAGGAAGAAAAACAAAACTTTTATGTTGTATATGACAAGGTTAAGTCAATAATTGCTAGCAACATAAAGGTTGCGTCAACTGAGCTTGCGATAAATAAGAAGCCGAAAGTTGTTATCCTAATTGGGCCTACGGGGGTTGGTAAAACTACTACCATTGTCAAGTTAGCACTACTATGGGGTGCTACTAAGGGTAGAAAATTTACTTTCCTTTCTCTTGATAAGTATAAAGCTGGTGCTTCGTTCCAGCTTAAGTCTTTTGCGGAGATATTTAGAGCTCCGATGAAGTCGATAAGAAACGAGGAGGAACTCAAGGAGTCATTGGAATTGTTTGGGCCTGAAAGCGATATTATATTCGTTGACACTGCTGGCACTAGTCAAAAGGATACACTGACTATAAATGACCTTAAGGAGCATGTGAAGGTTATGAAAAAGTATGATCTTTGGATTTCACTGGTTATGAGTGCGGTTACAAAATACAAGGACATGCTTGATATAATTAGTAGGTATTCGGTTGTGGGGTATAATAATATAATTTTGTCAAAAATAGACGAAACTAATACACTGGGGTCTTCAATAGCAGCCCTGTGGGAAAGCCAAATTCCTCTGTCTTTTGTGACGAACGGGCAGAGGGTTGAGGCAGATATCACGACTTTTAGGCCTATGGATTTGGTATATATGGCTTTAGATGAGAGGAGGGATGTATGATTATTGAAGAGCAACTGAAGGGGTTGCAGAGAGCTTTGGGTGAAACTGCTATCTTGGAAAAGCCAAAGATAGTTTCGGTAGCAAGTGGTAAAGGTGGTGTAGGGAAAACAAACATAGCAATAAATCTTGGGATTCTCTTCTCAAAAATGGGTAAAAGAGTTTTAGTTCTTGATGGTGACCTAGGACTAGGAAATGTCAATGTGGTCCTTGGAATAATACCAAAGTATAACCTCTACCATGTGATGAAGGGAGGTATGTCTTTGCGAGATGTGATAGTAAAGTGTGAGGAAGTTGGAATAGATATTATTGCTACAGGCTCAGGGTTTACACAACTTGCCGAACTTGAGGAGATAGAAAGGAAGAGATTTATAGAGGAACTTAAGAACTTTTCAGAGTATGATATATTAATAATAGATACTGCTGCCGGAATTGGCAGAAATGTGATATCTTTTGTTTTGGCCTCCCATGAGGCAGTAATAGTTACTACTCCGGAGCCTACTGCTATAACAGATGCCTATGGTATTATTAAAGCAATATCTACAGAATCGCTGAAACTTTCATCAAACGTAAAGCTTGTGGTTAACAGGGTTAAAAATCCTTCTGAGGGAATAAAAATCTCTGATAGAATAGCAACAGTAGCGGGACAGTTTCTAGGGGTTAAGATTGAGAGTTTAGGGTTTATTCCCGAAGATCCTTCTGTTGAATTTGCGGTAAGAAGACAACAGCCCTTTGTTCTTGCTTTCCCTAGTTCTCAAGCTACTCTTCACCTTAAACATGTTGCACAGAGATTAGAGAATATGAAAGTAAAAGAGGAAGATAGGGGATTAAACAGATTGTTCAAAGCTCTCTTCGGTGGGTAGATTTGTAATTAATTTTCTTAGCCCTTCCACAACGATGTGTGATAACTTAAGAAGTTCGTTAAAGATCTGGTAAGCCTTCTCAGAATCTTTTTCTTTTATTTCTAGTATTTCTTTTCCCAAGGAATGGAGTTTCTCATGTGGTTTTTCAATGGTTCTAAATTCCGAAAAATGGGAAAATTTCTTCATTCCTTCTGAATAATACCATTTGCCTAATCTACATTTCGTATGATCAACGATAAATTCTTCTTGGACGACTGAAAAATTTTCTACGAATCCTCCTAACCTGGAAACCCAGAGAGCATGGTCTGCTAGGGCTAACATTAGCGTTACTTTTTCACCTACAAACTTTGTTTCCTTAGAAACAATGATTCTGAGATCATCTAAAGCTTCAGTTATATTGTAATTGATGTTCTTCATTGGTTTTATTCTCTCTGCACTTATAAACTCAATCTTTTTTAGAGAGGCAGTTAGTTTTTCTGAAGAGTTGTATATCTTGTAAGATATATCGTTTATCTCTGATGAAACTATTTCTGTTGAGTCAATTATCTTCTGGAAGTTTGTCTTTGAAGAGGAGGAGAAGCTCTCTATTTCTCTGGATGAGGATTCTATTACTTTACCTTGTTCTGTAATTGTTTCAAACGACAGAGTGATAGCGTTAGATTTGCCTTTTATAAGTTGAAGTTTTCCTAGTATTGCTTTTGAGAATTTTGTAACGTTTTCGGATAACTTTCGTATCTCGTCTGCAATCACAGAGAAGCCCTTTCCAATCTCTCCAGCTTTTGAAGACTCAATGAGCGCATTCATTGCGAGAATGAGTGTCTGTTCTGATATTTCAGATATAACTTTGGAAACATTTATAGCTTCGTTAACCTCATTATACATCTCCTTGTTTAGTTTTATGGTTTCGTTTAGAGCCGATTGAAACTTGTTCCAGGAATTTTCTAAAGATGTTGAAATCTCAATAAACTTGTCAAAATTTTGGTATGATGACATTGAAAGTGTTAAGAACTCGTTAAGTCTTTGAGAAAGAACAGCAAATGACTTAGACAGTGACTCTATAGAATCTTTTAATTCGTCAAACAACTTTTTTGTGTCTGCAATGTCATTATCAAGGTAGAGTAGATTTTTTATGTTTTCGTAAGTAACTTGTGATGATCTTGAAATAGCATCAACAACTATTTTTAGTATTTGTGAAAGCCTTCTACTCGCTTTTGTTATCAAGTTTCTTACACTCTGAGGTGTGGATTCTGGGGAGATTTGAACTTCTCCTTTCTCCAACAGAATTAAATAGTCCCTTAGTGCGTAGTTTTCTTCTCTTAGGTTTTCAACTTCATCTTGAAGGTTTTTGTTTAGATTTATATAGTTTTCAATGCTTTTAGCGAGATCTTCTAAGATAGGTAAATCTATCGTTTTTATTTCTCCTGTTTTCAGGGACTCACTTAGGAGTTTAGTGGATTTGATTATGGAATTTACCAGAGTTTTTGTATGTATTATTGTTGCAATTGAAGAAAAAAGTGAAGCAAGAAGTAAGAGTGTTAATGCTATGTTTAGTAACATAGACAGATTCGGAGCGAGG from the Brevinematia bacterium genome contains:
- a CDS encoding MinD/ParA family protein, whose translation is MIIEEQLKGLQRALGETAILEKPKIVSVASGKGGVGKTNIAINLGILFSKMGKRVLVLDGDLGLGNVNVVLGIIPKYNLYHVMKGGMSLRDVIVKCEEVGIDIIATGSGFTQLAELEEIERKRFIEELKNFSEYDILIIDTAAGIGRNVISFVLASHEAVIVTTPEPTAITDAYGIIKAISTESLKLSSNVKLVVNRVKNPSEGIKISDRIATVAGQFLGVKIESLGFIPEDPSVEFAVRRQQPFVLAFPSSQATLHLKHVAQRLENMKVKEEDRGLNRLFKALFGG
- a CDS encoding methyl-accepting chemotaxis protein, with translation MRKTYPVYAETTLALVFLSLLTLLSLLFNLAPNLSMLLNIALTLLLLASLFSSIATIIHTKTLVNSIIKSTKLLSESLKTGEIKTIDLPILEDLAKSIENYINLNKNLQDEVENLREENYALRDYLILLEKGEVQISPESTPQSVRNLITKASRRLSQILKIVVDAISRSSQVTYENIKNLLYLDNDIADTKKLFDELKDSIESLSKSFAVLSQRLNEFLTLSMSSYQNFDKFIEISTSLENSWNKFQSALNETIKLNKEMYNEVNEAINVSKVISEISEQTLILAMNALIESSKAGEIGKGFSVIADEIRKLSENVTKFSKAILGKLQLIKGKSNAITLSFETITEQGKVIESSSREIESFSSSSKTNFQKIIDSTEIVSSEINDISYKIYNSSEKLTASLKKIEFISAERIKPMKNINYNITEALDDLRIIVSKETKFVGEKVTLMLALADHALWVSRLGGFVENFSVVQEEFIVDHTKCRLGKWYYSEGMKKFSHFSEFRTIEKPHEKLHSLGKEILEIKEKDSEKAYQIFNELLKLSHIVVEGLRKLITNLPTEESFEQSV